A window of the Yersinia rochesterensis genome harbors these coding sequences:
- a CDS encoding LVIVD repeat-containing protein — protein MAAQGVLPTPEYSRNMRLIGHSDQGGKPDGVQVMVHRGYAYVGHMVSQGVSIIDVRDAKNPRPAGFIAAPPNTWNVHLQAHDDLLLVINARDLFADASFAEEKVYYTQSVAQTVSTQQEGRGWSAGLRIFDISTPDKPREISFLPLDGIGIHRIWYVGGRWAYVSALLDGYSDYIFLTIDLADPQKPQVAGRYALPGMHTAAGEQATWPDGKRYALHHAIISGDTAYGSWRDGGLTLLDVSDRSEPTLISHRNWSPPFGGGTHTALPLPDRDLLVVLDEAVLDNQEDGEKHIWLFDIREPSNPVSISTFPVPDEQDYVKKGAHFGPHNLHENRPGSFISSSLIFATYQNAGVRAYDISNPYQPKETGALVPAAPEKMMDKRPGRPQVIQSCDVFVDAKGIIYSTDYNGGLSIIEYLG, from the coding sequence ATGGCAGCGCAAGGAGTCTTGCCGACACCAGAATACAGCCGCAATATGCGGCTGATTGGTCATAGCGATCAGGGCGGCAAACCAGATGGTGTGCAGGTGATGGTGCATCGCGGTTACGCCTATGTCGGCCATATGGTGTCGCAGGGTGTCTCAATTATTGATGTTCGAGATGCCAAAAATCCCCGCCCCGCGGGTTTTATTGCCGCACCACCCAATACCTGGAATGTGCACTTACAAGCCCATGATGACCTGTTACTGGTGATTAATGCTCGTGACCTCTTCGCTGACGCCAGTTTTGCCGAAGAAAAAGTGTATTACACCCAGTCAGTTGCCCAAACGGTCAGTACCCAGCAAGAAGGCCGCGGTTGGAGTGCCGGTTTACGCATTTTTGATATTTCGACACCGGATAAGCCGCGCGAGATAAGTTTCCTGCCACTTGACGGCATTGGTATCCACCGAATCTGGTATGTCGGCGGGCGTTGGGCTTATGTTTCGGCGCTGTTAGATGGTTACAGTGATTATATCTTTCTCACCATTGACTTGGCTGACCCGCAAAAACCGCAGGTTGCTGGCCGTTATGCTTTACCCGGCATGCATACTGCGGCGGGTGAGCAAGCCACTTGGCCAGACGGCAAACGCTATGCATTGCATCATGCCATTATCAGCGGCGACACTGCATATGGCAGTTGGCGCGATGGCGGCCTAACCTTGTTAGATGTCAGCGACCGCTCTGAGCCAACGCTTATCAGTCATCGTAACTGGAGCCCACCATTTGGCGGTGGCACACATACTGCATTGCCCCTGCCCGACCGCGATTTATTGGTGGTGCTGGATGAAGCGGTGCTGGATAACCAAGAGGATGGCGAGAAGCATATTTGGTTATTCGATATTCGTGAGCCGAGCAATCCGGTGAGTATCTCAACCTTCCCGGTGCCTGATGAGCAGGATTATGTGAAAAAAGGCGCTCATTTTGGCCCACATAATTTGCATGAGAACCGGCCTGGTAGTTTTATCAGCTCATCACTGATTTTTGCAACTTACCAGAATGCCGGGGTTCGTGCTTATGACATCAGCAACCCTTATCAGCCGAAAGAGACGGGGGCTTTAGTGCCCGCTGCGCCGGAAAAAATGATGGATAAGCGACCCGGTCGCCCACAAGTCATTCAGTCGTGTGATGTGTTTGTTGATGCCAAGGGGATTATCTACAGCACCGATTATAATGGTGGCTTATCTATCATCGAATATTTAGGTTAA
- a CDS encoding sugar ABC transporter substrate-binding protein, with product MKKFSSPLLALSLLTALPVFAADTATVAPIPDAIANHEGLIKIAVIRNLGSDDNTTQFLSGVLKEGKKLGFKVDTFLSNGDDARFQDFVNQAISQKYDGIILSQGRDPYSTELVKRIAASGIAVSVFDTAIQGDIPGLTVTQQDDASLTNESFGQLVKDFNGKANIIKLWVAGFPPMERRQAAYQTLLKQNPGIVELESIGAVSSDVQGDTANKVGAVLAKYPKGKIDAIWGTWDAFTQGAYKALQENGRTEIKLYSIDISNQDLQLMREANSPWKVSVAVDPKLIGAVNLRLIAKKIAGEETPASYEFRAASIPQALLASQPGPVNVAGLSKIIPGWGQSDDFNSPWFATLAVKNGQ from the coding sequence ATGAAAAAATTTTCTTCCCCATTACTGGCCCTGAGCCTATTGACGGCACTGCCAGTATTCGCTGCGGACACCGCCACAGTAGCCCCAATTCCAGACGCGATAGCCAACCATGAAGGGCTGATTAAAATTGCGGTAATTCGTAATTTGGGTTCTGACGACAACACAACACAGTTCTTGTCAGGTGTATTAAAAGAGGGCAAAAAGCTCGGTTTCAAAGTCGATACTTTCTTGAGTAATGGCGATGATGCACGTTTTCAGGACTTTGTTAACCAAGCTATTAGCCAAAAATATGATGGAATTATCCTTTCCCAAGGCCGTGACCCTTACTCAACTGAACTGGTTAAACGTATTGCCGCCAGCGGCATTGCGGTGTCTGTATTTGATACCGCCATTCAGGGCGATATCCCCGGCTTAACTGTGACTCAACAAGACGACGCCTCCTTGACCAATGAATCTTTCGGTCAATTAGTCAAAGATTTCAACGGGAAAGCAAATATTATTAAACTCTGGGTAGCCGGTTTCCCACCAATGGAACGTCGCCAGGCCGCTTATCAGACATTACTAAAACAGAATCCGGGCATTGTTGAACTGGAGTCTATTGGTGCTGTTTCATCTGATGTTCAAGGTGATACCGCGAATAAAGTGGGTGCCGTCTTGGCAAAATACCCAAAAGGTAAGATCGACGCTATCTGGGGAACTTGGGATGCCTTTACTCAGGGCGCTTATAAAGCCTTGCAGGAAAATGGCCGTACTGAAATCAAGCTGTACAGCATTGATATCTCGAATCAAGATTTACAACTGATGCGTGAAGCTAATAGCCCATGGAAAGTCAGTGTTGCTGTCGATCCTAAGCTCATTGGGGCGGTTAACTTGCGCCTGATTGCCAAGAAGATTGCTGGTGAAGAAACCCCCGCTAGCTATGAATTCCGTGCAGCCTCTATTCCACAAGCCCTGTTGGCAAGCCAACCCGGCCCGGTTAACGTTGCTGGTTTGAGTAAAATTATCCCTGGCTGGGGCCAATCTGATGATTTCAACTCGCCTTGGTTTGCTACCCTTGCGGTCAAGAACGGTCAGTAA
- the metG gene encoding methionine--tRNA ligase has translation MAQVAKKILVTCALPYANGSIHLGHMLEHIQADVWVRFQRMRGNQVHFICADDAHGTPIMLKAQQLGIEPEQMIAEMSQEHQQDFAGFAISYDNYHSTHSDENRELSSLIYGRLKANGHIKNRTISQLYDPEKGMFLPDRFVKGTCPKCKAPDQYGDNCEVCGATYSPTELIDPKSAVSGATPVMRESEHFFFDLPAFSDMLQAWTRSGALQEQVANKMQEWFESGLQQWDISRDAPYFGFEIPDAPGKYFYVWLDAPIGYMGAFKNLCDKRGDLDFDEFWRKDSTTDLYHFIGKDIVYFHSLFWPAMLEGSNFRKPTNLFVHGYVTVNGAKMSKSRGTFIKAGTYLKHLDADCLRYYYAAKLSSRIDDIDLNLEDFVQRVNADIVNKVVNLASRNAGFINKRFAGKLAGNLASPELYKTFTDAAVSIADAYNSRESSKAIREIMALADVANRYVDEQAPWVVAKEEGRDADLQAICSMGINLFRVLMTYLKPVLPALTERTEAFLNTELTWDSIEHPLLGHQINTFKALFNRIDLDKVNDMVASSKEDMAATAVTVTGPLADDPIQETISFDDFAKVDMRIALIEQADFVEGSDKLLKLKLNIGGETRQVFSGIRSAYPDPKVLEGRLTMMVANLAPRKMRFGISEGMVMAAGPGGNDIFLLSPDSGAQPGMQVK, from the coding sequence ATGGCTCAAGTCGCGAAAAAAATATTGGTGACGTGCGCGCTACCATACGCTAACGGTTCTATACATCTCGGTCACATGCTCGAGCACATCCAGGCAGACGTATGGGTCCGTTTCCAGCGAATGCGCGGCAACCAGGTTCATTTTATCTGTGCAGATGATGCCCACGGCACCCCAATCATGCTAAAAGCTCAGCAATTGGGTATCGAACCAGAGCAGATGATTGCCGAAATGAGCCAGGAGCACCAACAAGATTTCGCCGGTTTCGCTATCAGTTATGATAACTATCACTCGACTCACAGTGATGAAAACCGTGAACTGTCGAGCCTGATATACGGCCGCCTAAAAGCGAACGGTCATATCAAAAATCGGACTATTTCTCAGCTCTATGACCCTGAGAAAGGTATGTTTCTGCCCGATCGCTTTGTGAAAGGCACTTGTCCGAAGTGTAAAGCGCCGGATCAATATGGCGATAACTGCGAAGTTTGTGGCGCAACCTACAGCCCGACTGAACTTATTGACCCAAAATCTGCGGTTTCCGGTGCTACGCCGGTCATGCGCGAATCTGAGCATTTCTTCTTCGACTTACCTGCTTTCAGCGATATGTTGCAAGCCTGGACACGTTCAGGCGCACTGCAAGAACAAGTTGCGAATAAAATGCAGGAATGGTTTGAGTCGGGCCTGCAACAGTGGGATATCTCCCGTGATGCGCCTTACTTTGGTTTTGAAATCCCCGATGCGCCAGGTAAATATTTCTACGTCTGGCTTGATGCCCCTATCGGCTATATGGGCGCATTCAAAAATCTGTGCGATAAGCGCGGCGATTTAGATTTTGATGAGTTCTGGCGTAAAGATTCTACAACCGATCTGTATCATTTCATCGGTAAAGACATTGTTTACTTCCATAGCTTGTTCTGGCCAGCCATGTTGGAGGGCAGTAACTTCCGCAAGCCAACCAATCTGTTCGTCCATGGTTATGTCACGGTAAACGGCGCAAAAATGTCGAAATCCCGTGGCACATTCATTAAAGCGGGCACTTACCTGAAACATCTGGATGCCGATTGCCTGCGTTATTACTACGCCGCCAAGCTCTCTTCACGTATTGATGATATCGATTTGAATCTGGAAGATTTTGTCCAGCGCGTTAATGCCGATATCGTCAATAAAGTGGTCAATCTGGCTTCCCGTAATGCCGGTTTTATTAACAAGCGTTTTGCTGGTAAGTTAGCCGGGAACCTTGCTTCACCTGAATTATATAAAACCTTTACAGATGCCGCCGTCAGTATTGCGGATGCTTATAATAGCCGCGAATCAAGCAAAGCGATTCGTGAAATTATGGCGCTGGCCGATGTTGCCAACCGTTATGTTGATGAACAGGCTCCTTGGGTTGTGGCGAAAGAAGAAGGCCGTGATGCTGACTTGCAAGCTATTTGCTCCATGGGCATCAACCTGTTCCGGGTCTTGATGACTTACCTCAAGCCGGTGCTACCTGCGCTGACCGAACGTACCGAAGCTTTCCTCAACACTGAATTAACTTGGGATAGCATCGAACACCCCCTGTTAGGTCATCAGATTAATACTTTTAAAGCGCTATTTAACCGTATTGATTTGGATAAGGTGAACGATATGGTCGCTTCTTCTAAAGAAGATATGGCTGCAACAGCAGTGACGGTAACCGGTCCATTAGCCGATGACCCGATCCAGGAAACCATCAGTTTTGATGATTTTGCTAAAGTGGATATGCGTATCGCGCTGATTGAACAAGCAGATTTTGTCGAGGGTTCAGATAAATTACTGAAACTAAAACTGAATATCGGCGGTGAAACGCGTCAGGTCTTCTCTGGCATTCGTTCGGCTTACCCTGATCCGAAAGTCTTAGAAGGTCGACTCACCATGATGGTGGCAAACCTGGCTCCACGTAAAATGCGCTTTGGTATTTCAGAGGGTATGGTGATGGCAGCCGGCCCTGGCGGCAACGATATCTTCCTGCTTAGTCCGGACAGTGGTGCTCAACCCGGCATGCAAGTAAAGTAA
- the apbC gene encoding iron-sulfur cluster carrier protein ApbC — protein sequence MSQKSPEQTTPDLLQLQISKVLAAFKHPTLQKSLTELRAIHHCALLDNVLHIELVMPFAWQFGFDALKESASGELLAVTGAKAIDWKLSHNITTLKRANDQPGVKGVRNIVAVSSGKGGVGKSSTAVNLALALAEEGAKVGILDADIYGPSIPNMLGTTQQRPTSPDGKHMAPIMAHGIATNSIGYLVTDENAMVWRGPMASKALMQMLQDTLWPDLDYLVIDMPPGTGDIQLTLSQNIPVTGALVVTTPQDIALIDAMKGIVMFEKVHVPVLGIIENMSMHICSNCGHLEPIFGTGGAEKLAQKYHCKLLGQIPLHISLREDLDRGEPTVVSHPDSEFADIYRQLASNVAAEIYWQGEAIPTEISFRAV from the coding sequence ATGAGCCAAAAATCCCCCGAGCAGACCACCCCTGACCTGCTGCAATTACAAATTTCAAAGGTTCTTGCTGCCTTTAAACACCCAACCTTGCAAAAGAGCCTAACTGAGTTGCGCGCTATTCATCACTGTGCCCTATTGGACAATGTGCTGCATATCGAGCTGGTGATGCCTTTTGCCTGGCAATTTGGTTTTGATGCATTGAAAGAGTCGGCCAGCGGAGAATTGCTGGCAGTGACCGGTGCTAAGGCCATTGACTGGAAACTTTCTCATAATATCACCACGCTAAAACGCGCCAATGATCAACCGGGCGTCAAAGGCGTGCGCAACATTGTCGCGGTCAGTTCCGGTAAAGGCGGGGTGGGGAAATCCAGCACCGCTGTGAACCTGGCATTGGCCTTGGCGGAGGAAGGCGCAAAAGTCGGTATTCTGGATGCTGATATTTATGGCCCCTCCATCCCAAATATGTTGGGCACCACCCAGCAGCGGCCAACATCCCCTGATGGCAAACATATGGCACCGATTATGGCCCATGGTATTGCCACTAACTCGATTGGCTATTTGGTGACTGACGAAAACGCGATGGTGTGGCGCGGCCCGATGGCCAGCAAGGCCTTAATGCAGATGCTGCAAGATACCTTATGGCCGGATTTGGATTATTTGGTCATTGATATGCCGCCAGGTACCGGTGATATCCAACTGACGCTGTCACAGAATATTCCAGTCACCGGTGCGCTGGTGGTGACCACGCCACAGGATATTGCCCTGATTGATGCCATGAAAGGCATTGTGATGTTTGAGAAAGTGCATGTGCCGGTGCTGGGTATTATTGAGAATATGAGCATGCATATTTGCAGTAATTGTGGCCATCTGGAACCTATTTTTGGTACCGGCGGGGCAGAGAAACTGGCGCAGAAATATCATTGCAAACTACTGGGCCAAATTCCGCTGCATATTTCACTGCGCGAAGACCTCGACCGCGGCGAGCCAACGGTTGTTAGTCATCCTGATAGCGAATTTGCTGATATCTATCGCCAACTGGCATCCAACGTTGCGGCAGAAATATACTGGCAGGGCGAAGCGATTCCGACGGAAATTTCATTCCGCGCGGTGTAA
- the udk gene encoding uridine kinase, whose protein sequence is MTDKAHQCVIIGIAGASASGKSLIASTLYRELREQVGDQHIGVIPEDGYYKDQSHLSMEERVKTNYDHPSAMDHNLLLEHLQSLKAGKPIELPLYSYTEHTRKKETVHLEPKKVIILEGILLLTDIRLRQEMNFSIFVDTPLDICLMRRMKRDVNERGRSMDSVMAQYQKTVRPMFLQFIEPSKQYADIIVPRGGKNRIAIDILKAKISQFFE, encoded by the coding sequence ATGACTGACAAAGCACACCAGTGCGTCATTATCGGGATAGCGGGTGCCTCAGCCTCCGGAAAAAGTCTTATCGCCAGTACGCTGTATCGTGAATTGCGTGAACAGGTTGGTGACCAACATATTGGCGTCATTCCTGAGGATGGTTATTACAAAGACCAAAGTCACCTGTCAATGGAAGAGCGGGTCAAAACTAACTATGACCATCCCAGCGCCATGGACCACAATTTATTGTTGGAACATCTGCAATCACTGAAAGCAGGCAAGCCGATTGAACTGCCGCTCTACAGTTATACTGAGCACACGCGTAAAAAAGAAACCGTCCATTTAGAACCGAAAAAAGTGATTATTTTGGAAGGGATCTTACTGTTGACTGACATTCGTCTGCGCCAGGAAATGAACTTTTCTATCTTTGTTGACACCCCTTTGGATATCTGTTTGATGCGCCGTATGAAGCGTGATGTCAATGAACGTGGCCGTTCCATGGACTCCGTCATGGCTCAATATCAGAAAACAGTGCGCCCAATGTTCCTGCAGTTTATCGAGCCTTCCAAGCAATATGCTGACATTATCGTTCCGCGCGGCGGCAAAAACCGTATTGCGATCGATATTCTAAAAGCGAAAATTAGCCAGTTCTTTGAGTAA
- the dcd gene encoding dCTP deaminase, producing MRLCDRDIEAWLDSGKLGIDPRPPVERINGATVDVRLGNKFRVFLGHTAGFIDLSGPKDEVSAALERVMSDEIILPEGEAFFLHPGELALAVTLESVTIPDDLVGWLDGRSSLARLGLMVHVTAHRIDPGWQGRIVLEFYNSGKLPLALRPGMLIGALSFEPLSGPAARPYNSRQDAKYRGQQGAVASRIDKD from the coding sequence ATGAGACTGTGCGACCGTGACATAGAAGCTTGGCTGGACAGCGGTAAATTGGGGATTGACCCCCGCCCGCCAGTAGAACGTATTAATGGTGCGACAGTCGATGTCCGCTTAGGGAATAAATTTCGTGTCTTCCTCGGGCATACTGCGGGTTTTATTGACTTAAGCGGCCCGAAAGATGAAGTCAGCGCAGCGCTGGAACGGGTCATGAGTGATGAAATCATTCTGCCTGAAGGAGAAGCATTCTTCCTGCATCCCGGTGAGTTGGCGCTGGCGGTTACACTGGAATCAGTGACTATTCCCGATGATTTGGTCGGCTGGCTTGATGGCCGCTCTTCCTTGGCCCGCCTTGGATTGATGGTGCATGTGACCGCCCACAGGATAGATCCCGGCTGGCAAGGTAGGATTGTGCTGGAGTTCTATAATTCAGGTAAGCTGCCATTGGCACTGCGCCCTGGCATGCTGATTGGTGCGCTGAGTTTTGAGCCACTCTCAGGCCCCGCTGCCCGCCCTTATAATAGCCGTCAGGATGCCAAATATCGTGGCCAACAAGGTGCTGTAGCCAGCCGTATTGATAAAGATTAG
- the asmA gene encoding outer membrane assembly protein AsmA codes for MRRLLTTLIILLVVLVAGMSALVLLVNPNDFRAYMVKQVERKSGYHLQLDGDLRWHVWPQLSIIAGRTALTAPGAAAPVVSAENMRLDVKLWPLLSHQLDVKQVMLKGAVIRLTPDSEAQQEPGAPVAPAGNAPLDEHRAWKLDINKVQVADSLLIWQRSDNDQVNVRDINLELSQDPQRQVHITLDSRVNRNQRDVTFSLVADADMRHYPQQFSANISQFTYKLEGADIPVGGVSGEGTLEASYQRDIQQLLLNKLSFKANNNQLTGSAKATFGPVPEYVINLAADNLNLDSIFGWQPKSIADTKATAKAATVTAPVIAIQVDDDVGQDLQAFRDFSAQMTLTANNVVYRAIKVSQFNLQASNQQGDVQISRLTGSALGGDFSLPGSLDVTGKKILTAINPVINHMELGPVLAAADLPQMMTGKFSMKAQLSGDGINVKAFTHRWKGDAQFSMNDARLEGLNIQKLIQQAVTRSSNDVKAQDRDERYTAVKQLQANLTLNKGRMNVSNLVADSTLIAIKGSGELNLPAKQADMNLSVRVMQGWSGQDSLVKMLQNTDIPLRIYGPWAQLSYQLNVEQLLRNELQQRAKKALSDWAERTQQSRGSKDLKKLIDKL; via the coding sequence ATGAGACGATTACTAACGACGTTGATTATCCTGCTGGTTGTGCTGGTGGCAGGAATGAGCGCATTGGTATTGCTAGTAAATCCTAATGACTTTCGTGCTTATATGGTCAAACAGGTTGAAAGAAAAAGTGGCTATCATCTGCAACTGGACGGTGATTTACGTTGGCATGTCTGGCCTCAACTTAGCATCATTGCGGGTCGGACTGCGTTAACGGCCCCCGGTGCTGCTGCGCCGGTAGTCAGTGCTGAAAATATGCGCCTGGATGTTAAGCTCTGGCCACTGTTATCGCATCAGCTTGATGTTAAACAGGTCATGCTAAAAGGTGCGGTTATCCGTTTAACGCCGGATAGTGAGGCACAGCAGGAACCAGGGGCGCCGGTTGCGCCAGCGGGTAATGCACCTCTTGATGAACATCGCGCCTGGAAACTCGATATCAATAAAGTCCAGGTTGCTGACAGTCTGCTAATTTGGCAACGGTCAGATAATGATCAAGTGAATGTTCGCGATATTAATCTTGAACTTAGCCAAGACCCTCAACGACAAGTCCATATAACACTCGACAGCCGTGTTAACCGCAATCAGCGGGATGTCACTTTCTCCTTGGTTGCCGACGCCGATATGCGCCATTATCCACAGCAGTTCAGCGCGAATATCAGCCAATTCACCTATAAATTGGAAGGTGCAGATATTCCTGTCGGTGGTGTGAGCGGCGAGGGGACATTAGAAGCCAGTTATCAACGCGATATTCAGCAATTGTTGCTCAATAAACTGAGTTTCAAGGCAAATAATAACCAACTGACAGGCAGTGCCAAAGCGACTTTTGGCCCAGTTCCTGAGTATGTTATTAATTTGGCTGCTGATAATCTCAACTTGGATTCCATTTTCGGTTGGCAACCCAAGAGCATCGCCGACACTAAAGCCACGGCCAAAGCGGCGACGGTAACCGCACCAGTTATTGCTATTCAAGTCGATGATGATGTTGGGCAGGATTTACAGGCATTCCGTGATTTTTCGGCGCAAATGACACTGACTGCGAATAATGTGGTTTATCGTGCAATAAAAGTCAGCCAATTTAATTTACAAGCATCAAACCAACAAGGTGATGTCCAGATTAGCCGTTTAACGGGCAGCGCTTTGGGCGGTGATTTTTCACTGCCGGGTTCACTGGATGTCACGGGCAAGAAAATCCTCACCGCGATTAATCCGGTGATAAACCATATGGAATTAGGGCCGGTATTAGCGGCAGCAGATTTACCGCAGATGATGACTGGTAAATTCTCCATGAAAGCGCAGTTGTCCGGCGATGGCATTAATGTTAAGGCATTCACTCATCGTTGGAAGGGGGATGCGCAGTTCAGCATGAATGATGCAAGGTTAGAGGGGCTGAATATTCAGAAACTCATTCAGCAAGCGGTCACTCGTAGTTCCAATGATGTTAAAGCTCAAGACCGCGATGAGCGCTATACCGCGGTTAAACAGCTGCAAGCAAATTTGACTCTGAACAAAGGGCGGATGAATGTCAGCAATCTGGTTGCAGACTCTACTTTGATTGCGATTAAAGGCAGCGGAGAACTCAATCTACCGGCGAAGCAAGCTGACATGAATCTGTCAGTACGTGTGATGCAAGGTTGGAGCGGGCAAGATAGCTTGGTCAAAATGCTGCAAAATACGGACATTCCACTGCGTATTTATGGTCCATGGGCTCAACTCAGCTATCAACTGAATGTTGAGCAGCTTTTGCGGAATGAATTACAACAGCGGGCTAAAAAAGCACTCAGTGATTGGGCTGAACGTACTCAGCAGAGCCGCGGAAGTAAGGATCTTAAGAAGCTGATTGATAAGCTTTAA
- the dcuC gene encoding anaerobic C4-dicarboxylate transporter DcuC, with the protein MLDLLIGVVVAIGVGRYIIKGYSATGVLMVGGLLLLAISALMGKNVLPASATPTGWRATDIVEYVKILLMSRGGDLGMMIMMLCGFAAYMTHIGANDVVVKIASKPLQMINSPYLLMVAAYIVACLMSLAVSSATGLGVLLMATLFPVMVNVGISRGAAAAICASPAAIILAPTSGDVVLAAKASEMPLVDFAFKTTLPISIAAIVCMAIAHFFWQRYLDSKSQEKHEMMDVNDITTNAPSFYAILPFTPIIGVLIFDGKWGPELHIITVLVICMLIAAVIEFLRSFNAKTVFTGLEIAYRGMADAFATVVMLLVAAGVFAQGLSTVGFISGLIGLAQSFGTGGIIMMLVLVTITMLAAMTTGSGNAPFYAFVELIPKLAGQMGINPAYLVIPMLQASNLGRTLSPVSGVVVAVAGMAKISPFEVVKRTSVPVLVGLVVVIVATEILVPVHL; encoded by the coding sequence ATGTTAGATCTTTTGATTGGGGTTGTAGTGGCCATTGGTGTTGGCCGTTATATTATTAAAGGCTACTCAGCCACCGGCGTACTCATGGTCGGCGGCTTATTGTTATTAGCTATCAGCGCCCTGATGGGCAAAAACGTGTTACCCGCCAGTGCGACGCCAACTGGTTGGCGGGCGACAGACATTGTTGAGTACGTCAAAATCTTGCTGATGAGCCGTGGTGGCGACCTCGGTATGATGATCATGATGTTATGTGGCTTTGCCGCGTATATGACCCACATTGGCGCGAATGATGTGGTGGTTAAGATTGCATCCAAACCACTACAAATGATCAACTCCCCGTATTTATTGATGGTCGCGGCCTATATTGTGGCCTGTTTGATGTCTTTGGCGGTGTCATCGGCAACCGGGTTGGGCGTATTATTGATGGCGACATTGTTCCCAGTGATGGTTAACGTGGGTATCAGTCGGGGGGCTGCTGCCGCAATTTGTGCATCACCCGCAGCTATCATTCTGGCCCCCACCTCTGGCGATGTTGTGCTGGCAGCAAAAGCCTCTGAAATGCCGCTGGTCGATTTTGCTTTTAAAACCACATTACCCATCTCCATTGCGGCGATTGTCTGCATGGCTATTGCTCACTTTTTCTGGCAGCGTTATCTGGATAGCAAAAGCCAGGAAAAGCATGAAATGATGGATGTTAATGACATCACGACCAATGCCCCGAGTTTTTACGCCATTTTACCTTTCACACCTATTATTGGTGTGCTGATATTTGATGGCAAATGGGGGCCGGAACTACACATCATTACGGTATTGGTCATCTGTATGCTGATTGCTGCAGTGATTGAGTTCTTGCGCAGTTTCAATGCAAAAACGGTCTTTACCGGACTCGAGATTGCTTATCGGGGGATGGCTGATGCATTCGCGACAGTGGTCATGCTGTTAGTTGCTGCTGGGGTATTTGCGCAGGGTTTGAGTACCGTTGGTTTTATCAGCGGGCTGATTGGATTGGCACAATCATTCGGCACAGGTGGCATTATTATGATGCTGGTATTGGTCACTATCACCATGCTGGCGGCGATGACGACCGGCTCAGGTAATGCGCCATTCTATGCATTTGTTGAATTGATCCCGAAACTGGCAGGACAAATGGGAATTAACCCGGCTTATCTGGTGATCCCAATGCTACAAGCTTCAAATTTGGGGCGTACATTGTCCCCGGTTTCTGGCGTGGTAGTTGCGGTGGCGGGGATGGCAAAAATCTCACCTTTCGAAGTAGTGAAACGCACCTCAGTTCCGGTATTAGTTGGGCTAGTGGTGGTGATTGTCGCTACTGAAATTCTGGTTCCTGTGCACTTATAA